The region TGAGTTAATTCATTCGGCGATCTGTAATCCCAAACAGAAAACGAATCTACCAGAGACATTGTTCCATATCTTCCGGCAACATTGTAACCTCCGGCTTCTGCGGGACCTTTAGCAAGATACATTTTGAACAAAGCTGTTTCACCAGATATTAAAGTATCAGGTCCTTCAATCCAGACCATTACTGATGTATCAATCTCTGTTGTATGACAAACGCAGCCGCTGCCATTTAATTGTGTCCCGCCTAATAATTCATGATCAAACAGACCAGAGTATGCAAACACCACAAAAGAAACGAATATGACAAATAAAACAGAATAGACTTTCATAATTATGTATCTTGGACTAGATGAATAAGTTCTGCAACAATATAAAAAATCTAACCGCAAATTAAAACATTAAGTCGCTAGATCAATCACTCATTTTTTACTAAAATAAATCAACCTTGTAGATGATATTTTGTTTCAAAGCAGTTTCATACAGATTCATTAAAGCTTGCAAAACTATCCTTCCATTAAAACAAGTTTGATCTCAAGTAACTTATAGAAAGACCCTTATGTGGTTTAGAAAAATTATTCAACCACTATGCAAACAAATTTTTGCAAAAAGATTCATATTTAGAAAAGCAATTATAAATGATAAACTCCCTTAGTATTTAAAAATCTATTTTATGTATTTAAATAACAATAAAGTTATCAACGCTTGCTAAATCTAAACCTGCATTGCACTCTCAATTGTTCTAAAAAAGATATGATTTTAATGTGTTGCTTTGGTTTGTTGAAAAAAAAAAATTCCAACCATCACCTATGTATATATAACTCTGCTATTTCTGAAACTGTCCAAGGGAAATTACTAGCAATCATTATTATTCAGCTTTCTTTCTGTTATGTACTCATATTTGTACAAAAAACCTGAGCAAACTAAAAAAAAGGAAAAAAGAAAAGCCTTATAAGTTATTCACTTACAAGGCTTTTAAGAGCGGGGCCGACGAGACTCGAACTCGCGACCTCCTGCGTGACAGATATTCGCATTTCTGCTTTCCCGCTGTCAATTTACTGCTTTTTAGCCAGTGGGTACACATTGGGTACATCCGCGAAAGGAGTATCTATTATGTTTCTCACACCGCCTAACGCTAAAAGACGCTATTACCAATTAGTCTATTTTATTAATGGTAAACGAACAAAAATTTCTACTAAAACCACAGACAAAAAAGAAGCAGAAAAATTTCTAAAGTCTTTTGTGCCTCAAATCAAAGATAAGAAAGTTGAACAAGAAAAACTAAACGAAAATACAACCACAATAAAACTAAGCAGCTTCTTTACTGAGTATAAAATATATATTGGTAATACCTACTCTGAAAAGTACCTTAAAAAAGCTGTTATTCCTTCCTTCGCTGCTTTACAAAAAAATATCCCTGATATGCAACTCGAAACAATATCAACGAGAATCCTCGATCAGTTCATTTCTTCAGTAGCTGCCAGATCAAAATTTTGTGCTTCACTTTATTATCGTACATTGAAAGCAGCTTTTAATAAAGCTTTAGTTTGGAATTACATTGAAGTGAATCCTTTTAGCAAAATAAAAACTCCTAAGCTGCCTAAATCATTCCCGTTATTTATTTCTGAATGTGAATTGATTGAGATCCTGAATAACACAACTTCTAATTTGATGAAAGATATTTTCACGACTGCCTTTTACACTGGTATGCGTTTGGGTGAGTTGCTAAATATGAAATGGAACTGGATTGACTTCAATCAAAATATAATCACAATCAAAAACTCTAACCAATTTATTTCTAAGAACAAACGTGAAAGAATTATCCCAATTCATCAAAAAGTTAAGGCAATTTTACAAGCTCGTTTTCTGTTAGGCAAGCCGGAAAATAATCTATTGTTTTATAAATATGAAGATGTTAAGCTAAATGAAGATTTTGTTAGTAAGCAATTTAAGAAAGCTGTTAGGGCTGCTAAGCTTAATGAGAAAATTCACTTTCACACTCTCCGACATTCATTCGCTTCTGCCTTAGTACAGCGAGGTATTTCTCTTTATGCAGTAAAGGAATTGTTAGGCCACGAGAATATTAAAACAACTCAAATTTATTCTCATCTGCAGAAGCAGAATTTGATGGAAGCGGTGAATCTCTTATAAAAAGAATTTGAGTTTTTCATTTTTTAAAGTAAGCTAATTTTTAAAAATCACTGGAGGCAATAAATATGGCTAAAGGTAAGGGTTCCCACTCTGCATACAGAAGTGCAATTTCTGGTAGGTTCGTTACAACTAAGCACGGAAAATCTCATCCAAAAAAAACTGTTAAGGAAACAGTTAAAAATCCTTCTCCAAAGAAAAAATGAATCTTTAACGCAAGGACTGATTTAAATTGAATTTTATTTCCGTCCTTGCGTCCAATTTTTGTTTTATTCCCAAAAACTCCCCTCTCAACTCTCACTTTTCAAACAAACTGGTTTCAAAAAATGGTTTATGTTCAACTCTATCTATCTGTTTCTTTTCAATAGGTGAGACGCTGTTTTTAATTCCTTCTTGAGCGGGCGAAATTTTTAGACGAAGCCCCTTCCGGTTAGGGTTTTTCCCCAATCTAAAAGGATAGAGCGGACAATCCTGGATAATACATTCTCTCACTTCTTTTTTAGAACCACCGGAACAATCAAGACAATGTTTTTTAATTGCTTTTACTGGTGACAAGTGCATTTCTATTATTCCTTTATTTATTAATTACAATTTTTTGGTCGGAAATCCTTGGTAAGCTTTTATTCAATTAATTTCTGCCACTATTTCCATCCTTGCGTCCAAATAAATCAGCTTCACCTGTCCCGATGCGGGGACTCTTTTCTCTTTCCTTAAAGCATATCGTTCTTTTACTTCCGCTCTTTCCTTCAACAACTTCATAATTCTTCACCCTTCCCCATACCTTCAGCCAACGAGTAAATTTACTTTGCGTAAGCTTATCAAATTCTTCATACTCTTTCTTAAAGTTTTCATAGAGTTCTTTCTTTTCAAACTCTTTCCCTGGCGCAATCGATTCAGCGAATTCCACAAACTCCGGACAAGTTTCATCAATCAGTTTTTTCTTTTCTAAGTTTATATACTCATAAGCAATCAAACCTTTATTCAGATAGAGCTGCAAGCAGCCAATCATAAAATTATCAAAGTCGCTCCATTCTTCTTCATTCCATCCGCTAAAGAAGGGATTGCCAAAATCATCAACGGGACGATGAGATTTGTTATAGTAATCCGAAAACTCAATAATAAATTGCCTGTCAATTGTAGAGTCATCAACACCGGTGATAGAAAAGTTTGTACTTAAAACAATTTTCGGAGATTCAGTGAATGGAATAAAAATTTCATCTTTATTTTTTCTTTCTACAACGCAGCCGTCTGTAATAAGAGAGAACAATCTTTCAAAGGGAAATTTTTCCCGGATATCCTCAAAGCCAATTACATTTGTATCTGCCTTAACTCTTTGGAAAGCAAAATTCTTTGAAGGATTAAAATTCCTTCCATCCTCAATAACAACATTTCTAACTTGTGAAATAGATTTTATAACTAATCCTTTTCCGCTTCGTCCAAACGCACCTTCACTCAGCTTCTCATCAATAAACACAACAGCTTTAGCTAATGAAGGATCTTTGTAAGTATGAAGCAGATAGCCAATCCCACTCTTTAACGCATTATATCTTTTAACATCATTCCGACATACATTAAAAAGAAAATCTTCAAACACACTTCGCTTTGTACTTTCAACAAAGTTTCTGTTTATTATCTGCTTTCGCCAAATATGTTTATTCAGCTTCTTATAATTGTAAAACTCAATCGAACTGCGGCTTACCTCAACAAATCCGTTCTTAAAATAAAAGTAACCCTTATCGTAAGTGTCTTTGTTAAATTCAATATTCCTTGTAATTAAGAACTCAAGAAACTGCTGAGTGAAAAGCTGATTCGCGGATTTTATTAACGCATCAATAATCTCATTCCTGTTTGTTCCCTCAAGTTCTTCAGTAGCCATTCTTTCAATAAAATTCATTACAAACTCTTTTACATCAACATCAGCAATTTCCTCAACAATATTATTTTCAATCCGAACGAAGATATGACTCGATTCGATCTTGTATTTGCAAAATCCTTCGCTCTCCAAAAACTTCTTAAAACGTATTCGTGAAATTTTTATTCTGTCATTTTCTCGATGCCAGAATTTAATTACCGGTTTCTTCCACCCATACATTTCAGCAATATGATAAATCGTTCCTATCGTTACTCTGCCATCATAATCTTTATTAAGCAAATCAAATTTTTTCTTTAACTCAAATTCAGTGTCTTTATACTTAGGATTCTTTAAGCTCATCTCCACAAAATATTTCTCACCCTCTGCACCTAAAGGAACTAAAGCAAAACCTATTTTATACCATTCCTCATAACTTCCATCCGGTAAATTCTGTGAGAGGAAATCAAGCGCACTTTCCAACCTTGCTTTATCATAAAAAA is a window of Ignavibacterium sp. DNA encoding:
- a CDS encoding PriCT-2 domain-containing protein, yielding MSLFKQIALTYKQKLNMNLLPLKGKRPIIDWDRWQNDIQTIEDIEKMQWTNSTGLGGIQGINDWRCIDFDRVEDFEIVELILKELELPGKYSWVVQSGSGEGFHIYIRSPHPNPLPEGEGNPFYRLGGEKAVYKFKLKPVSPSESRGRESGYCKHIELRWMNCQTALPPSNHESGGIYNFYYDEPKEPPVYVDLEKLICCLEKYCTLTPSSAKGGQAHQSEREKTQNQNNNGEKVFYDKARLESALDFLSQNLPDGSYEEWYKIGFALVPLGAEGEKYFVEMSLKNPKYKDTEFELKKKFDLLNKDYDGRVTIGTIYHIAEMYGWKKPVIKFWHRENDRIKISRIRFKKFLESEGFCKYKIESSHIFVRIENNIVEEIADVDVKEFVMNFIERMATEELEGTNRNEIIDALIKSANQLFTQQFLEFLITRNIEFNKDTYDKGYFYFKNGFVEVSRSSIEFYNYKKLNKHIWRKQIINRNFVESTKRSVFEDFLFNVCRNDVKRYNALKSGIGYLLHTYKDPSLAKAVVFIDEKLSEGAFGRSGKGLVIKSISQVRNVVIEDGRNFNPSKNFAFQRVKADTNVIGFEDIREKFPFERLFSLITDGCVVERKNKDEIFIPFTESPKIVLSTNFSITGVDDSTIDRQFIIEFSDYYNKSHRPVDDFGNPFFSGWNEEEWSDFDNFMIGCLQLYLNKGLIAYEYINLEKKKLIDETCPEFVEFAESIAPGKEFEKKELYENFKKEYEEFDKLTQSKFTRWLKVWGRVKNYEVVEGKSGSKRTICFKEREKSPRIGTGEADLFGRKDGNSGRN
- a CDS encoding tyrosine-type recombinase/integrase — its product is MFLTPPNAKRRYYQLVYFINGKRTKISTKTTDKKEAEKFLKSFVPQIKDKKVEQEKLNENTTTIKLSSFFTEYKIYIGNTYSEKYLKKAVIPSFAALQKNIPDMQLETISTRILDQFISSVAARSKFCASLYYRTLKAAFNKALVWNYIEVNPFSKIKTPKLPKSFPLFISECELIEILNNTTSNLMKDIFTTAFYTGMRLGELLNMKWNWIDFNQNIITIKNSNQFISKNKRERIIPIHQKVKAILQARFLLGKPENNLLFYKYEDVKLNEDFVSKQFKKAVRAAKLNEKIHFHTLRHSFASALVQRGISLYAVKELLGHENIKTTQIYSHLQKQNLMEAVNLL